A segment of the bacterium genome:
GTCGCTGTACGAGTGGGCCCGCGAAGAGGCCGGACGGACCGCGGCGACCGCGCCCATGCCGGAGCGCTTCGTGTCGGGACACGACGTGCTGGCGCGCGGGGTGCCGGCGGGACCGCGCATCGCGGAGATCCTCGAGGCCGTGGACGACGCCCGGCTGGAAGGTCGGGTGCGCACGCGCGAGGAGGCGCTCGTCTTTATCGACGGCCTGCTCGCGGGGGGCAAAGGAGAACCTTGAGCCGCGGCGAACATGCGTGCGACCGGCAGGGGCCGGGCCCGGCGGCATCGGGCCCGCTTGGCGGCACCGGCACGGAGGACGGGGACCTGGGCGCAGACGGCACGACCACGGCCCGCGTCATCGCCCTCGTCAATCAAAAGGGCGGATGCGGGAAGACGACGACCGCCGTAAACCTCGCGGCGTGCCTCGCCGTCAGCAAGCGCAAGGTGTTCCTCATCGATCTCGATCCGCAGGCCAACGCCACCGTCAGCCTCGGCGTGGATCCGGCGTCGCTCGCGCGCACGATGTACAACATCCTGGTCGAGGACGCGCCGGGCAACGGCCAGTCCGCCGATCTCGCGAGCATCATCGCGCCGACGAACGTGCCGAACCTCGACCTCGCGCCGTCATCGATCGACCTCGCCGCCGCGGAGCTCGAACTGTCGGCGCGGATCGGCCGCGAGAACGCCCTGCGCAAGAAGATCGCCCCGCTGCGCGAGCGCTACGATTACATCATCATTGATTCGCCGCCGTCGCTCGGTCTCTTGACGATCAACGCCCTCTTCGCATGCAGCGAGGTGATCATCCCGATCCAAACGCACTACTACGCGCTGCTCGGGATGAGGCAGCTGCTGCGGACGCTGAAGGCGGTGCGCGAAGAGGCCGGCCATGAGGTCGAGATCGCCGGCGTCGTGCCGACGATGTACGACGCGCGCACCAGCGTCGGCAAGGAGATTCTGAACGGCATCCGCGACTACTTCGGCGAGAAGGTGTTCGCGAGTGCGATCCATTTCAACATCAAACTGGTCGAGTCGAGCATGGTGGGCGTGCCGGTGTTCGTCCACCAGCCCTCCTCGCGCGGGGCCGCCGAGTACATGGCTCTCGCGAAGGAGGTGATGGCCCTTGAGCAAACAGCGAGACGCGCTCCGGCGCGGAATTAGAGACCTCCTCCAGGACACCTCGCGGGACCTCGTGGCGTTCGAGGGCCGCGAACCTCGTCCGCGTCCCGCCGTCCCGCCGGCGCCCGAGCCCGAAGCGCCGGCCCCGCCGCGGCCCGGTCCCTCGGAGAGCGGCGGCGCCGCGTACGACGCACCATCGCCGAACGGCGGTCCCGTAGATGCCGTCGCGGAGGGCGCCGCCGCCCGTGCGGAGCCAACGGTCGTTGCGCCCCGCCATCAAGACGAGCGTCTGCACGTCGAGGACGCTCCCGCCGAGGCCCGGCGAGAGGAGCCGGCGGCCGAGGCGTCCTCGCCGCCCGCCGCGGCCCCCGGGCCGCGGCCTCCACTGGAGCTGACCCTGCCGGCCGCGTTCTCGCGTCCCGTCCTGTCCGGCCGGATCAAATCGAAGCCGCGGCGCGGCGAGAGCGCCGGTGAGCGGCCGAGGTCCAAATCGGGGGCCAGGAAGTCGAAACCGCCGCGCGCGCACCGGGCTCCGGTTCCCGTGCGCGGAGGCCCCGCGGTGCCCGCGGACGACCTCGTCACGGAAGACGTGGGCCCGGCGCCGACCGAGTCGCGGACGGGCGTCTGCCGTTCGTACTTCGTCAACCACGAATGCTGGCGCGTGCCCGCCGCGTACTGCAATACGGCGCTGCAGGTCTGCGTGATCCGCAACTGCCCGGTGTACCACCTACACAAGGACGCCCTCGAGCGCCGCTTCGCAAAAAAGTTCAAGCACTTCTGGTAACGCCCGTGGCAGATGTCGGTCTGATGATCGAGGGGCAGGAGGGTCTCACCTGGGACCGGTGGCGCCGCATCGCGGACGCGGTCGAGCGCTCCGGCTTCGAGTCGCTCTGGCGGTCCGATCACCTCTTCTCGCTCTTCGGCGTCGCGGACCGTCCGGGCCTCGACTGCTGGCCGTCGCTGACCTACCTTGCCACCGCGACACGGCGGATCCGGTTCGGCCCGCTCGTTTGCCCGATCACGTTCCGGCACCCGGCGATGACGGCGCGGGAGGCGGCAGCCGTCGACGTGCTGTCCGGCGGGCGGCTCGACCTCGGCCTGGGCGCGGGCTGGCACGACGGGGAGCATCACGCGTTCGGCGTCCCGTATCCGCCCGTGGGCGAGCGCGTTCGGCGGCTCGGCGAGGCGGTCCAGGTCATCCGCGCGCTGTGGGCCGGCGGTCCGGCCCGCTTCGAGGGAAGGTACTACCGGCTGGACGGCGGGACCGCGTGGCCGAAGCCGGTCCAGCGCCCGCGGATCCCGCTGATTATCGGCGGCAAGGGACCGAAGGTGCTCGAGGTGACGGCGCGCTACGCGGACGAATGGAACTGCGGCGGCGCACAAAGACCGGCCGGGGTCCGCGAGCGCACGGCGACACTCGAGGCGGCATGCCGGAGGGTGGGACGAGACCCCGCGTCCGTTCGGCGGTCATGGATGGGTGGGATCCTGATCGGCGAGAACGGCGCGGCGCTCGAGCGCCGGGCGCGCGCCGTCCAGGAATACGTCGTCACCCGCGCGGCCACGCCCCCGGCGAAGCTTCCTCACGAACTCCGGGAGGCGGGATGGCTGGCCGGCACGCCCGAGGAGATCGTCGAGCAGATGAGCGCGCTGACCGCCGAGGGGATCAGCCGCTTCAACCTACAGTTTTTCACGCTCGATGATCTCGACGCGGTGCACCTGGTCGGCGAGCGGATCGTTCCCGCGGCGGCGCGGCTCTAGGCGTCCGGACCCGGCCCGGGGCCGCCGGCGGCGAAGTCGATCTCCAGCAGCTCGGCCAGGTGTTTGATCGCGCGCCACGGCCGCAGGCCGCGTGACCACAGTTCCTCGAGGTCGCGGCGGTAGACGATGAACCGGGCGCCGGCGCCCCGGGCCGCGGCGCCGTCGATCCACGAATCTCCGATCACATACACCGTTTTGATTTCATGGCGGCCCGCCGCGGCCTCGGCGGGCGGCGCGCCGCCGAGGCGCCGCAGCGCCTCGAGGACGCCGTCCGACGCCGGCTTCATCGTCGGTACGTCGTCCCGGGTTACCACAGTCTCCGCGGCGTGCGCGAGTCCGGCCGCCTCGAGCGCGAGCTCCGCGCCCGTGCGGCTGTTGTTGGTGAGGATCGCCAGCCGGTACCCGCGCGCCCGCAGCGCGGCCAAAACATCAGGCGCGCCGTCGAGGGCCCCGGCATCCCGCAGCCCCTCCGTCTCATGCGCGGTGATGATCGCCCACATCCGCGGCACCATCGCGGTCCCGCGTTCCGTGTCGTACGCCGCGCCGCGGGCGACCAGCTCGCCGATCGCGTGCCGCCGCAGCGCGTCGTCGGACTCGCCGGTGGCGCCGGCTTCGCGCAGCATCGCGCCGAGCGCGCGGCGGATCGCGGCGAAGTCGATGTGCGATCCCAGCACCGTGTTGTCCATGTCGAAGATGAGGGCGATCTGCGCGGACGGAATCACAGCCGCATTGTAGCAGGCGGAGGACTCGTCGCACGGCGCGCCGTAGCGCAGCCGTGATGCGACGCATGATGGCGCTGCCGGCGGTGCTGTGGGTGCTTGCGGCCGGGGCCGTCCCGTGGTTCGCGCCGGACCGCCCGGCGGCCGCGGCGCCCGCCGGCCTCAGCACCGCCACGGCCTTCGTGACGGTCGACGGCCTCGGGCGCTCGGTGCGGCTCGACGAGCGGCACGCGCACACCGCGCTCGACGCGATGTGGCAGGTCCTCGGCGACGTGCCGGCGGTCGCGTCCGTCAACGGCGGACCGCGCGTGCTGGCGGCGTTGCGCCTCAACGAGCAGGTTCTCGACATCACGATCTGGAAGGCGCAGACGTTTGTCGTCGCCGCCCGCCGCCTTCCCAACGTCTCGGCCATCGTCTTTCCGGTTACCGGGCAGTGGCGGCACCGCGTCCTCGTTGTGCAAATGGGACGGGTTGTCGCGTCGCCGCCGCTGATCGACAGCCCGGCGATCGCCGCACTCGACGACGCAGTGCGTGCCGCGGTCGGTCCGCGATGAACGCCCGAAGAGAGGAGTTCGTGCGCATGTCCGCGGTGCCGATTGAACGTCTCGCCGCCCACGCCGGCGAGACGGTGGAAATCGAGGGCTGGCTCTACAACCGCCGCAGCAGCGGGGCGATCCATTTTCTGCTGGTCCGCGACGGAACCGGCGTGGTCCAGGCGGTGGCGGCGCGCTCCGACGTCGAGCCCGAGGTGTTCGCGGCGATCGGGACGCTGACCCAAGAGTCCTCGATCGTCGTGCGGGGCGTCGTGCGCGAAGACCGCCGGGCGCCGGGCGGCTACGAGTTGTCGCTTCGCGACGTGCGGGTCGTGCAGCTGGCGGCGCCGTACCCCATCACTCCGAAGGAGCACGGCGTCGACTTTCTGATGGACCACCGGCACCTCTGGCTGCGCAGCAGCCGGCAGTGGGCCATTCTCCGGATCCGCGCCGAGGTCGAACGGGCGATGTGCGACTACCTCGACGAGCAGGGCTATCTGCGGATGGACACGCCCATCCTGACGCCGGCCGCGTGCGAAGGCACCTCGACGCTTTTCGAGACGCCGTATTTCGAGACCCAGGCGTATCTCACGCAGAGCGGCCAGCTCTACAGCGAGGCGGGCGCGGCGGCGTTCGGCCGCGTGTACTGCTTCAGCCCCGCCTTCCGCGCGGAAAAGTCGAAGACGCGGCGCCACCTCACCGAATTTTGGATGGTGGAACCCGAGGCGGCGTACCTCGACCTGGACGGCTGCATCGCGCTCGCGGAAGGCCTCGTCGCCTCGACCGTGGGCCGCGTGCTCGAGCGGCGCCAGGCGGAACTTCGCGTGCTTGAGCGCAACCAGGCGCCGCTCGAGCGGGTGCGCGCCCCGTTTCCGCGAATCACCTACGACGACGCCGTCGAGCGGCTCCGCGCCGCGGGCCACACGATCGCCTGGGGCGACGATTTCGGCGGTGACGAGGAGACGGTGCTGGCGAAGGCCTTCGACCGGCCGCTGTTCGTGACGCACTATCCGGCGCAATGCAAGGCGTTCTACATGCAGCCGGACCCCGCCCGGCCCGAGGTCGTGCTGGGCGCGGACCTGCTCGCCCCCGAAGGCTACGGCGAGATCGTCGGCGGCGGCCAGCGGATCCACGATCCCGCGCTGCTCGAGCGGCGGCTCGAGGAGCACCGGCTGCCCAAGGACCAGTACGCGTGGTACGTGGACCTCCGCCGGTACGGATCGGTGCCGCACAGCGGCTTCGGCATCGGGATCGAGCGCACGGTGACCTGGATCTGCGGCATCGAGCACGTCCGCGAGACGATCCCGTTCCCGAGGCTGCTCAACCGGCTCTATCCGTAGCCCGGAGACCCGCGGTGCGGAGGGCCGTGCTCATGCTCTTCGCCGGCGCCGTCGCCGCCGCGCTGCTGCTGCCGGCCGCGGAGGGTCACGAAGAAGCCCCGCTCTCCGTGCGCATCGTGGAGCCGCACCTGCGCGGCCCCGGCCGCCTCGGCGCCGATGTCATCGTGGACGGCGTGCAGCCCGATCGTCCCGTGAGCGTCGAGTGGACGGTCGTGATCGGCGCGCAGACGATCTACCGGTCGCCCCACCCGTTGATCGCGCGGCGCGTGCCCGCGACGATAGACCTGCCGGCAGGACGCGTGCGCGCGGGCGACGTGTCCGTGGCGGAGTTCACGCCGGTGCCGCTCCTCGACGACGATCTTCTGGTCTCGGTGGAGATCACCGCGCGCCAGGCCGGTGCGACGGCGACGGCGCGTAGATCCATCGTGGTGCGTCTGCCCACCGTGATCGTGCCCGGTTATTTGAACGAGATCGACACGGCGGCCGATCCGCGGGTGGTCTCCGAGCTCGAACGGCGAGGCTACTCCGCCGAAGGGGCTTCGCCCGACGTGTTCTGGTTCCCGTATCAGTCCCGCCGGCTGTCGCTGCGGGAGGCGGCCGTGGCGCTCGCCGCCTACGTGCGCACCGCCGTGCTCCCCGCCGCGTACGCGGCGCGGATCAACGTCGTGGGATACAGCCTCGGCGGGCTCATGGCGAGGTGGAACATCGCCTTCGAGCCGGGCTGGGAGCGCCTCGTCAACCGGCTGTTTCTCATCGGCGTCCCGAGCGAGGGCGCGGTCGCGGCGTATGCGTACGCGTGGTATCCGCTGGGCGGGCTCGCGCGCACGCCGGCGGCCCGGGAGTTGCTGCCGACGTTCCCGTTCTGGCGGCCGGACGCCCGTGTGCCATGGAGCGTTCCCCCGGACGGGCAGAACGCAACGCTTACGGAGCTCAACCGGCATCCGCTGCCCGCATCGGTGCGCGCATACGCGATGTACGGACACCAAGCGGGCGGCACGATGTCCGGGATCACCGGGTACTTTCCCAACCCGAGATTCTCGTACGGCCCCGGCGACGGGATCGTACTCGTCGCGAGCGCCTTGGGGCTCGCGGTGAACGGCGGCGGAGGCGTGCCGGGCCTCGCGGACCGGCTCACTGCCGCGGTCGACCTCGGTCCGCAGCGGCACTTCACTTTGTTGGCGGCGGCGATTTCCAAAGTCGGCGACATCCTCACCGCCCGAACCACGGTCCGGGTCGCGAGACGCCGCGGCGGTCCGGCCCCGCAGGCATGCTGGTCCAACCTCCGGGAGGTGCCACTTGGCCTTTCACTTTGTGGTGCGTTTTGATCCGCCGGCCGGTGCGGCGGCGGCGTTCCGCGATGAGATCCTGCGCGTGGCCACACCGACGCGGGCGGAGACGGGATGCCTGCGCTACGAGGCGTTTGAGTCGGTCCGAGAACCCGCGGCGTTCGCGATTCATTCGGAGTGGGCGGACGAAGCGGCCTTCGAGCGGCACAGCCGGCTGCTCCACACGGTACGGTTTGTGGCCGCTGCGGAGCGGCTGCTCGGCCGCCCCGTTGAAGGGCTGCGTGCCCGGGAAATCGCGGGCGGGCCGGAGCGTCGCGTTTAGGCGGCCGGTCGGGCCCCACCACGGGACGGACCGGTGCGGTGCCCAGGTTCACATAAGACCCGGCGGCACCCAGTACAAGCGGTTGTTGGTCAACCTCGGCTGTGGTATAATCTGCGAAGCAGTGTGAAGCAGCACGCAGGGCCCGCGGGGATTGTGCCGGGCGAACGCCGAAACGTGGCGTCGGCGGAGCGAACGGGCGTGCGGTAGTAACGGGATCAAGTCGGCGCGTCTGCGAGGAGTGGGTAAGACACCCACTCTTTCGTTTCTTCGGGGGCGCCGAAGGGGTTGACCGTGAGCAGGCGGCACGAACTGGCAGGTCAGGTCGAAGCGATGGCGGCGCCGATCGCGGCCCGAATGGGCCTAGAGATCGTGGACGTTGACCTGGGCGGGGACGTACGGCATCCGGTGCTTCGGGTGCTGGTCGAGCGGGGTCCCGGCGTCGACGGGCAGGTCGGCGGAGCGGGCATCGAAGACTGTGCGCGCCTCAGCGAGGCGCTCGGCCGCGAGCTAGATCTGTACGACCTGCCGATCGCGCACTATACGCTCGAAGTGGCGAGTCCGGGGCTTGACCGGGCGCTGCGGAGGCCGGCGGAGTTTGTCCGGTTCGCCGGGCGCACAGTCGCGGTGACCGCGGTCGCGTCGGTTGACGGGCAGCGGCGGTTTCGCGGCCGGCTGCTCGGGCTCGTGGACGGACGGGTGTCGATACAATTGGAGGACGGACGCGAGGTGCGGTTGGCGATGGACGAGGTCGCGCAGGCGCGCCTGGTCGTGGAAGAAGAGGTGCTGCGCCAGGATCTGCGGCGCACGTAACGGGATCGGCGGTGGAGGTGGCGGGTGAACAATCAAGAGCTGATTCGGGCGGTGCGGCAACTCGAGGAGGAGAAGGGCCTCAGCACGGACGTGCTGGTCGAGGCCATTGAGGCCGCGCTGCTCTCCGCGTACAAGAAGAACTTCGGACAGGCGGCGCAGAACATCCGCGTCGAGCTGGACCGCGAGACCGGCGAGCAGCACGTCTACAGCGTGCGGACGATCGTCGGCGAAGTCAGCGACCCCAACACCGAGGTGCCGATCGCGGAGGCCCGGTCCTGGGACCCGGACAGCCAGATCGACGACATCGTCGAAGTCGAGGTGACGCCCAAGGACTTCGGGCGCATCGCCGCGCAGACCGCGAAACAAGTGATCGTACAGCGCATCCGGGAAGCGGAGCGCGATATGGTCTACCGCGAGTTCCGCGACCGCGAGGGCGATATCGTCACCGGCACCGTGCAGCGCGTGGAGCGGCGGAACGTCTACATGGACCTCGGCCGCATCGAGGCGGTGCTGCCGCCGACCGAGCAGGTGCCGCGCGAAGGGTACCGGCAGAACGACCGCGTGAAGGCCTACGTCGTCGAGGTCAAGCAAGGAAACCGCGGGCCGCAGATCGTGGTCAGCCGGACCCACCCCGGCCTGCTCAAGCGGCTGTTCGAACTCGAGGTACCGGAGATCTACGAGGGTATCGTCGAGATCAAGGCGATTGCCCGCGAAGCCGGCGCGCGGAGCAAGGTCGGCGTCATCTCGCGCGACCGCAACGTAGACGCGGTCGGCGCCTGCGTAGGGCCGAAGGGCACCCGCGTGCAGTCGATCGTGGACGAACTGCGCGGCGAGAAGATCGACATTGTGCCCTGGTCCGCGGACCAAGCCACGTTCGTCGCGAGCGCGTTGAGCCCGGCGAAGGTCATCCGAGTCGAGATCACCGAGGAGACGAAGACCGCGCTGGTCATCGTCCCGGACAATCAGCTGTCGCTCGCGATCGGCAAGGAAGGACAGAATGCCCGGCTTGCCGCCAAGCTGACGGGCTGGCGCATTGACATCAAGAGCGAGTCCCAGATCAAGGAGCTCGAAGCGCGGAAGATCTTCGCGGACCTTCCGGCCGAGGAACCGGCGGCGCCGCCCGGCGCCGGCCCGGCTGCCGCCGGTGCCGGGCCCGTCGAGGGCGGGGCGGACGCTCCGAGCGGGACGCCGGAGCCGGTGCCCGCGGAGGCGGGTTCCGATGGGGCGACCAAACCGGTGCACCACGTCGGCGAACGGGCCGCGGGAGACTAACCGCGTGCCGAAGGTTCGTCGCGTGCCGCAGCGGCAGTGCGTGGCCTGCGGGCGGGTGCGCGCGAAACGCGATCTGGTGCGCGTGGTCAGGATGCCGGGCGGCGGGGTGCGCGTCGACGCGACCGGGAAAATCTCCGGGCGCGGCGCGTACGTCTGCCCCGACGCGGCGTGCATCGACCAAGCCGTGCGCAGCGGCCGGCTCGCCGGCGCGCTGGAGCGGCCGCTCGCGGAGGACATCGCGGAGCGGCTGCGCGAAGCGATCGTCCAGCCGCCGGCGCCGAGGATGCCGGTCGTGCGCCGCGTGTCGCTTAAGGAGCAGCACGCGCAGTGAGTGAAACGGAGGGGTCGTGGTGAAGGTACACGAGCTGGCCAGGGAATTGAACCTGACCAGCAAGGAGCTCATCGACCGGCTGGAGGCCCTCAAGGTCTCGGTTCGGAATCACATGTCGGTCCTCGACGACGAGACCGTGGCACGGGTACGCCGTGTCGTCGCGGGGCCGCCACCTGCCGGTACCGGCCCTTCCGCGCCCGAACCGGCGCGCGGCCCCGCGCGCGTGGTCGCCGACGACAAGGTCCGCCAGAGCGACTTTCTCCGCGAGAAGTACGGCGCGGACGTAAAGGGCGTGCGCGTGTTCCGCGCGCCCCGCCCGGAGCCGGCGGCGCCCCTCGCGCCTGAGCCCGCGCACCCCGCGGCGGCCGGTGCGCCGCCGCGTCCGGCCGCCGGAAAGCCGGCCGAAACGCCGGGACGCAGCCCGGTCGTACGGCCCGCCGCCGCCGGCGGCACCGCGGTGAAGCGTCCGGCGGAAGGCAAGGCCGAGACGAAGCGTCCCGCGACCCCTGGTCGGGAACGGCCGGCCGCGCAGGCTCCGCCGGCCGCGGCACCGGCCGCCGCCGCCCCAGCCGCGCCCAAGGAGAAGCCGACGATCCGCTTCGGCGACGTCCGGAAGACACCCCGGTACGAGCCGGGCACGGCCGCCGCCCCGTCGCGTCCGCCCGTGCTCGAGCCGCTGCCGGCGGAGCCTGCGCGGCCGGTCGAGCGGGCGAAGCCGATCGAAGCTCCTCCGCCGCCCCCGCCGCCGGCGGAGCCGGTCGCGCCGCAGCCGCTGCGCTATCTCGAGCTCGCCGGTCCGATTCAGGTCGGCGACCTCGCAACCCGGATGGGCGTGGGGCCCGGCGAAGTGGTCAAGAAGCTTGTCGAGAACGGCGTCCTCGCCGGCGTCAACCATATGATCCCGCTCGAAGTCGCGACGAAGGTCATGGCCGCGTTCAAC
Coding sequences within it:
- a CDS encoding ParA family protein is translated as MSRGEHACDRQGPGPAASGPLGGTGTEDGDLGADGTTTARVIALVNQKGGCGKTTTAVNLAACLAVSKRKVFLIDLDPQANATVSLGVDPASLARTMYNILVEDAPGNGQSADLASIIAPTNVPNLDLAPSSIDLAAAELELSARIGRENALRKKIAPLRERYDYIIIDSPPSLGLLTINALFACSEVIIPIQTHYYALLGMRQLLRTLKAVREEAGHEVEIAGVVPTMYDARTSVGKEILNGIRDYFGEKVFASAIHFNIKLVESSMVGVPVFVHQPSSRGAAEYMALAKEVMALEQTARRAPARN
- a CDS encoding TIGR03560 family F420-dependent LLM class oxidoreductase — its product is MIEGQEGLTWDRWRRIADAVERSGFESLWRSDHLFSLFGVADRPGLDCWPSLTYLATATRRIRFGPLVCPITFRHPAMTAREAAAVDVLSGGRLDLGLGAGWHDGEHHAFGVPYPPVGERVRRLGEAVQVIRALWAGGPARFEGRYYRLDGGTAWPKPVQRPRIPLIIGGKGPKVLEVTARYADEWNCGGAQRPAGVRERTATLEAACRRVGRDPASVRRSWMGGILIGENGAALERRARAVQEYVVTRAATPPAKLPHELREAGWLAGTPEEIVEQMSALTAEGISRFNLQFFTLDDLDAVHLVGERIVPAAARL
- a CDS encoding HAD family hydrolase, with the translated sequence MIPSAQIALIFDMDNTVLGSHIDFAAIRRALGAMLREAGATGESDDALRRHAIGELVARGAAYDTERGTAMVPRMWAIITAHETEGLRDAGALDGAPDVLAALRARGYRLAILTNNSRTGAELALEAAGLAHAAETVVTRDDVPTMKPASDGVLEALRRLGGAPPAEAAAGRHEIKTVYVIGDSWIDGAAARGAGARFIVYRRDLEELWSRGLRPWRAIKHLAELLEIDFAAGGPGPGPDA
- the asnS gene encoding asparagine--tRNA ligase, whose amino-acid sequence is MSAVPIERLAAHAGETVEIEGWLYNRRSSGAIHFLLVRDGTGVVQAVAARSDVEPEVFAAIGTLTQESSIVVRGVVREDRRAPGGYELSLRDVRVVQLAAPYPITPKEHGVDFLMDHRHLWLRSSRQWAILRIRAEVERAMCDYLDEQGYLRMDTPILTPAACEGTSTLFETPYFETQAYLTQSGQLYSEAGAAAFGRVYCFSPAFRAEKSKTRRHLTEFWMVEPEAAYLDLDGCIALAEGLVASTVGRVLERRQAELRVLERNQAPLERVRAPFPRITYDDAVERLRAAGHTIAWGDDFGGDEETVLAKAFDRPLFVTHYPAQCKAFYMQPDPARPEVVLGADLLAPEGYGEIVGGGQRIHDPALLERRLEEHRLPKDQYAWYVDLRRYGSVPHSGFGIGIERTVTWICGIEHVRETIPFPRLLNRLYP
- the rimP gene encoding ribosome maturation factor RimP, with the translated sequence MSRRHELAGQVEAMAAPIAARMGLEIVDVDLGGDVRHPVLRVLVERGPGVDGQVGGAGIEDCARLSEALGRELDLYDLPIAHYTLEVASPGLDRALRRPAEFVRFAGRTVAVTAVASVDGQRRFRGRLLGLVDGRVSIQLEDGREVRLAMDEVAQARLVVEEEVLRQDLRRT
- the nusA gene encoding transcription termination factor NusA — protein: MNNQELIRAVRQLEEEKGLSTDVLVEAIEAALLSAYKKNFGQAAQNIRVELDRETGEQHVYSVRTIVGEVSDPNTEVPIAEARSWDPDSQIDDIVEVEVTPKDFGRIAAQTAKQVIVQRIREAERDMVYREFRDREGDIVTGTVQRVERRNVYMDLGRIEAVLPPTEQVPREGYRQNDRVKAYVVEVKQGNRGPQIVVSRTHPGLLKRLFELEVPEIYEGIVEIKAIAREAGARSKVGVISRDRNVDAVGACVGPKGTRVQSIVDELRGEKIDIVPWSADQATFVASALSPAKVIRVEITEETKTALVIVPDNQLSLAIGKEGQNARLAAKLTGWRIDIKSESQIKELEARKIFADLPAEEPAAPPGAGPAAAGAGPVEGGADAPSGTPEPVPAEAGSDGATKPVHHVGERAAGD
- a CDS encoding YlxR family protein, translated to MPKVRRVPQRQCVACGRVRAKRDLVRVVRMPGGGVRVDATGKISGRGAYVCPDAACIDQAVRSGRLAGALERPLAEDIAERLREAIVQPPAPRMPVVRRVSLKEQHAQ
- a CDS encoding putative quinol monooxygenase, translated to MAFHFVVRFDPPAGAAAAFRDEILRVATPTRAETGCLRYEAFESVREPAAFAIHSEWADEAAFERHSRLLHTVRFVAAAERLLGRPVEGLRAREIAGGPERRV